CCACCTACCCCGACTTCCCCGTGAAGGGGGTGCTGTTCTATGACATCGCTCCTATCCTTGCGAGTCCAGAGCGCTTCAGGGCGGCGTGCGATGCCCTCACTCCTCCTGCCGGCGAAGGGGTTGACCTGATCGCAGGCGTCGACGCGCGTGGCTTCATCTTCGCCCCTGTGATTGCCCAGGACCTCGGCGTGGGGCTCACGATGGTCCGCAAGAAGGGCAAGCTGCCAGGAGAACTGCTGGAGGCCGACGCCACGATCGAATACGGGGCGTCGGAACTATCGCTCAACCCGACTGGCATCGAGGGCAAGCGGGTGCTCGTGATCGACGACGTTTTGGCCACGGGCGGCACGGCCGGGGCGGTGGCCGACCTCCTCACGCGCGGCGGCGCCGCGTCCGTGTCCTTTGCGTTCCTGATGGAGATTGCGGCGCTGTCAGGGCGCGAGGTGCTGTCTGCCTATGAGGTGCACTCCGCACTCACCGTGTGAGGGTGTCGCGGTGCGAGGGCACAGCGCCCTTCGCTGTTACGCAGCGTGGACGGGCTGGTGCTTGTAGCCAGGTGACCAGCGGGCACCGAGCAACACCAAGGGAACGAGCACTAGCATCGCGGCGACCACTTGGAAAGCGATGTATCCCCAATGCACGCTCAGTGGCACCTCATCGAGGGTACGCAGCCAGCCAGCGTGCGTCGCGAGCGCCCAGACCGTAGCCGCGCCGCCCACCAAGAGCAGGGTGAGCAGAAACCAGACGGGCGCCTGCGGCGTCCTCGGGTACTCCCGTAGATAGTTTGCCCACCGAAAGAGCGCGAAGAACGCCGACAGATTGAGCAGCGCTAGCCCCACAAAGAGCGATGCCTGCACGGTCCCGGGCGCCCTACCGTCTCCCTGGTCGAGGGTGTGCGCCAACTGCACAAGCGACAAGCGCTCGAACGAGTAGAACATCATGCTCAGGCCGACAGCTGCGACAGCCATAGCCAGACCCATCCTCGTGAGAAAGCGGCTCACGTCGTTCCTTCCTGCGCGGTGTCACTCGCGGCGCGCTCGGCCCGCTCTGCGTCGATGCGCGTGCCGAGCCTGACCCCTAGCGCGTAAATCCCTAGGAACATGATGCCCACAAATGCGATTGCTGGCACCCATACTGCCCCTGCGATGAGCGGCGCGTGCAGCGCCCAGCCGAGTATCCGACCCCACTTCGTGTTCGCACGACCGGAGGCGAAGGCGAAACCCGCAGCCAAGGCCGAGCCAGAGAACCACACTGCGCCTGCCGAGACGTCGACCACCTCTG
The Demequina sp. TMPB413 DNA segment above includes these coding regions:
- a CDS encoding DUF4233 domain-containing protein gives rise to the protein MTSQEAGRAQRSALVVFTQTTLLLESLATFFATLVTWGLGRAEVVDVSAGAVWFSGSALAAGFAFASGRANTKWGRILGWALHAPLIAGAVWVPAIAFVGIMFLGIYALGVRLGTRIDAERAERAASDTAQEGTT
- a CDS encoding adenine phosphoribosyltransferase; this encodes MITLADFATYPDFPVKGVLFYDIAPILASPERFRAACDALTPPAGEGVDLIAGVDARGFIFAPVIAQDLGVGLTMVRKKGKLPGELLEADATIEYGASELSLNPTGIEGKRVLVIDDVLATGGTAGAVADLLTRGGAASVSFAFLMEIAALSGREVLSAYEVHSALTV